A stretch of the Lactuca sativa cultivar Salinas chromosome 9, Lsat_Salinas_v11, whole genome shotgun sequence genome encodes the following:
- the LOC111886149 gene encoding NADH dehydrogenase [ubiquinone] 1 beta subcomplex subunit 3-B, giving the protein MGKAPLGPTGEFFRRRDAWRKHPMLTNQFRHATPGLGIALVAFGVYVVAEIAYNKINAPSHTTSTSSHSH; this is encoded by the coding sequence atggggaAGGCACCATTAGGGCCAACTGGGGAATTCTTCAGGCGAAGGGATGCATGGAGGAAGCATCCGATGCTCACTAACCAGTTCCGCCACGCCACTCCTGGCCTCGGAATCGCCCTCGTCGCTTTTGGCGTCTACGTCGTCGCTGAAATTGCCTACAACAAGATCAATGCTCCTTCTCATACAACTTCTACATCTTCTCATTCTCACTGA